In Candidatus Zixiibacteriota bacterium, the DNA window TCCCGAGATTCTCCTTCGGCACCATCCGTTTCTTCTGATGAGCCGGCGCATATATCGGGCTTCCGACTATCGTGTGCCCCTCGGTGAAATCGTTAGGGTTGTTCCATTTCACACCCTTGACAATCTCGGTGTTGGTTTCATCGTAGACCGTCGCACCGGGACACTCGATCAGGACGACATCCTTACCGTCCGGCTTCTTGAATTCCGATACCGCCGTTGAAAGGAAGTTGTAGTACTCGCCATATTTGTCGTTGCATTCAAGGCACATGTAGATGCCCTTGAACTCGCGCATCTTCCTTCCGCAGATCGCGCAGATCCTTCCCCCAGTCATCGCACCCCCTTAGCCGCGCAGTCTGTGAGTCTGTGTGTCGCCACCTAAGTCGTCATGCAGTGGCTTGAGACTACTTCCCCTGATTTCAATCCGGCATAACTTGCAAATGTTCTTCCCGTTCACATGAGTCAGCGCACCGTTGCATATAGGACAGACGGTACGCCGCTTTTTTCGGCGCAGCCACATCACAATCACTCCTTCTTTTAGTTACTAGAAACGCTTACGCATAGGAGCAAATGCAACATGCATGCCGCCCACTATTCGTCAATGTAAGTGGGTGTAGTGACAACGCTTATAGATGAGATCAGTGTTCACGCGTTGTCCCGGAGTGCGGATAATGTGGGAGATTGTCAACACATTGGGTGACACGTCCGAATTGTATAGTCAACCATCAGTCAAGGCTGCTCAAAGATCAGGCGCCAGCGAAGACATCATTGTCTCAGAGTGAAACGGTCATGATCGCACTCATATGAGAACGCAGAGGCACAGCCACTGCGCGCACAGCTAATAGGTCGGCAATCGTCACTGCGAGCAAAGCGTGGCAGTCTCCACTTTTCACCATAGCTTTGATTGACATTGAGATCGCCACGTCGCTCCGCTCCTCGCGATGACGACGTTCGGCGCGAAATGGACTTCACCAACAAGCGGTTTCAACAGAATGACATTCGTCAAGATTCGACGGAGGCAGCTTTACGCAAGCATGAATCGGACTTAGGGAGAGCGGCAATATGGACGGCTCTGACCGTCAGTGCTTGAAGATGAATATCGCTACGAATACGATCGCAGCGCCGGGAAGGACTCGTGCCGGATCGAGCGATGGGAATACGTAGGAGACCGCGACGGCGGATCCTATGGTCGGGAGTATCACGAAAAATGCCAGCTTGAGTGCCATCCTGGTCAGGTAGACAACACTCACAACAATAATCATCAAAACCGCGAAATATACAATTGCGGGAGGAACCGATCCGAGATTCGACTTCAGAAATGAATCGAAGTCTTTGACATAGTCCGACACCCCTCCGAGCAAAGACGGAGCTTTTGTGATGATCCTCTCGATGAACTCGTTCATGGGTATCGCTCCACTATAGAGACTCCGATACAGGTTCGATTGTCAGAGATGATTCCCCAACCCGGCTCAGCCCTACCATCCGTTGTGTAAGGAAGTTCTGCGATGTGATCCATTGCTGTGATAGACGAAGCACTTCATCCTGCGCCAAGTCGGAAACCCAGTCGATAATGATAGCGTCATAGTGGTCCCCAGACACAGTTGCATCGTCCATAGTCAAAGTAAACCGTACTTTCACCTTCGGACCTCCTCTCTCGTAGCATTCCCTTGAGAGCAGTTGCAACGGG includes these proteins:
- a CDS encoding DC1 domain-containing protein, producing MTGGRICAICGRKMREFKGIYMCLECNDKYGEYYNFLSTAVSEFKKPDGKDVVLIECPGATVYDETNTEIVKGVKWNNPNDFTEGHTIVGSPIYAPAHQKKRMVPKENLGSIARCQACQDFTVRLRIFNNQKMKGEYTHESPLMPRNHPKASFDPRKPTDTPPRSR